A single Montipora capricornis isolate CH-2021 unplaced genomic scaffold, ASM3666992v2 scaffold_467, whole genome shotgun sequence DNA region contains:
- the LOC138036205 gene encoding RYamide receptor-like yields the protein MTSKSSIGNFSDHENGTSVSSHSTLESSVEVYFKCVAYVLIVVFSVVGNSFVITAFKLNTYGKLRTVNNMFIVSMAAGDLLLTMGSTPERITRILADDQWLIGGILGVLFCKVANFIEKLCMNVAILHLSMIAVDRLLVVFYPHKKIITKKRALWMIITAWLASAVFCAPLLYYANTLEKNGQKKCKTRSFFPNWRVWYIVFLSLLMLTLVFVISLYVAIAIHIRTSKRPGKRVSDKSHKDARLRSRILKMVLLIVLAFYICFLPYWMGWLFCVYFFTGVICNDTYVFISIFLIYANSAINPVIYSFFNENFRLAFRTILERLCACYRSSQESMVTAFEASNDKRENPRQNPTQIGGNAVFLEDETIERTRV from the coding sequence ATGACAAGCAAGAGCTCGATCGGTAATTTTTCCGACCACGAAAACGGAACTTCGGTGAGTTCACATTCAACGCTGGAATCCTCAGTCGAAGTATATTTCAAGTGCGTGGCCTATGTCTTAATCGTCGTCTTCTCCGTGGTCGGCAATTCTTTCGTTATCACTGCGTTTAAACTTAATACTTATGGCAAACTACGCACTGTCAACAACATGTTCATCGTGAGCATGGCTGCCGGAGACTTGCTGCTAACAATGGGAAGCACTCCAGAACGAATCACAAGAATCTTAGCCGATGATCAGTGGTTGATCGGAGGAATCTTGGGCGTACTTTTTTGTAAAGTGGCCAATTTCATCGAGAAGCTTTGCATGAATGTGGCAATTCTCCACCTTTCAATGATCGCTGTAGATCGCTTGTTGGTCGTGTTTTACCCTCACAAGAAAATTATCACAAAGAAGAGAGCGCTTTGGATGATAATCACCGCTTGGTTAGCATCAGCAGTCTTCTGTGCGCCACTCTTATACTACGCAAACACTCTGGagaaaaatggacaaaaaaaatgcaaaacaagaagTTTCTTCCCAAACTGGCGGGTTTGGTATATAGTTTTCTTGTCCCTTCTGATGTTAACTCTTGTCTTCGTAATCTCATTATACGTTGCAATAGCAATCCATATTCGTACAAGTAAAAGACCTGGAAAACGCGTTTCCGACAAGAGCCATAAGGACGCTCGTTTACGCAGCCGAATACTCAAAATGGTGTTATTAATTGTGCTCGCCTTCtatatttgttttcttccatATTGGATGGGATGGCTTTTTTGTGTTTACTTCTTCACCGGTGTCATCTGCAACGACACTTACGTCTTTATCTCAATTTTTCTCATTTACGCTAACAGCGCAATCAATCCTGTCATTTACTCTTTTTTCAACGAAAATTTTCGGTTGGCCTTTCGCACTATTCTTGAAAGGTTGTGCGCCTGTTATCGCAGCAGTCAGGAATCAATGGTAACAGCGTTTGAAGCTTCAAATGATAAAAGAGAAAACCCCAGGCAAAACCCCACGCAAATTGGCGGAAATGCTGTTTTCCTTGAGGACGAAACTATCGAGAGAACACGGGTGTAA